The following are encoded in a window of Cycloclasticus pugetii PS-1 genomic DNA:
- a CDS encoding integrative conjugative element protein, RAQPRD family, which produces MRLKIAAVGFLTIVYLFPAYAVTDRERLALQRLHSELTSIQEIIKAAEQNSNDQGRYLVDYDQLKGDMGQIQQGIEDILNSRRREPRSLPPIEGDYR; this is translated from the coding sequence ATGCGCCTAAAAATAGCTGCTGTTGGTTTTTTGACCATTGTTTATCTGTTTCCAGCCTACGCGGTTACTGATCGAGAGCGCTTGGCTCTTCAACGGCTACACAGTGAGCTTACAAGTATCCAAGAGATTATCAAAGCAGCTGAACAAAATTCCAACGATCAAGGCCGTTATCTCGTTGATTATGATCAACTTAAGGGTGACATGGGGCAAATTCAACAGGGAATTGAAGATATTTTGAACAGTCGGAGACGCGAGCCTCGGTCGTTACCTCCCATCGAAGGAGATTATCGCTGA
- a CDS encoding TIGR03758 family integrating conjugative element protein, giving the protein MAVSASQEAAFTGATLGVPMGSFSLTILLILYSVLYIWVAWVIVTQWKAWSHRKINFYDFLTRSVRSIFLTLVLGFLLR; this is encoded by the coding sequence ATGGCTGTCTCAGCATCACAAGAGGCAGCTTTCACCGGAGCAACGTTAGGTGTACCCATGGGTAGCTTTAGCCTAACGATTCTTTTGATTTTGTATTCGGTGCTCTATATCTGGGTCGCCTGGGTCATTGTCACTCAATGGAAAGCCTGGTCGCACCGAAAAATAAATTTCTATGATTTTCTGACTCGATCAGTCCGCTCGATATTTTTAACCCTCGTTCTTGGCTTCCTACTGCGATAG
- a CDS encoding Hachiman antiphage defense system protein HamA — MDELGFDFNNAIPWFLRQQEHPYELVRMTSEQVDELLTNTAVAVRRCYITDQMLTKASSQSGLSKAEILASRLPDPGSTMAGDFGEILGYFYQSTKELPKNAIGAKKWRLKQDRNKPAPKSDVVHFLMPNRPHPSEEDALLCAEVKVKSTNGASTPIASAIDDSAKDQTSRLATTLVWLRERAMTEPEQLGDVDIPLLNRFIDLVDYPPIARRFHAIAVICESLAEQELTTAPDTSDANFTLLVIVIPDLKQTYESMFSSLNNTLVEE, encoded by the coding sequence ATGGATGAACTTGGTTTTGATTTCAACAACGCTATACCCTGGTTTCTTCGCCAACAGGAACACCCTTACGAGCTAGTCAGAATGACTTCTGAGCAAGTCGATGAACTCCTCACCAATACCGCCGTCGCGGTACGGCGTTGTTACATCACAGATCAAATGCTTACCAAGGCTTCTTCACAATCAGGGCTTTCCAAAGCCGAAATTTTAGCATCGCGCCTTCCAGACCCTGGTTCAACAATGGCAGGAGACTTTGGCGAGATTCTTGGATACTTCTATCAATCTACAAAAGAGCTACCTAAAAATGCTATCGGCGCTAAGAAATGGCGACTTAAGCAAGACAGGAACAAACCAGCCCCAAAGTCCGATGTAGTCCATTTTTTGATGCCTAATCGGCCACACCCAAGCGAGGAAGATGCACTCTTATGTGCGGAAGTTAAAGTAAAATCGACCAATGGTGCCTCAACGCCAATTGCCTCCGCTATTGATGATTCAGCGAAAGATCAGACCAGTCGTCTTGCTACAACATTGGTGTGGCTTCGCGAACGCGCGATGACTGAGCCTGAACAGCTAGGGGACGTGGACATTCCCTTGCTAAACCGCTTTATCGACCTTGTTGATTATCCACCCATAGCGCGGAGGTTTCACGCAATCGCCGTGATATGTGAAAGCTTAGCTGAACAAGAACTTACGACAGCACCTGACACCTCTGATGCTAATTTTACACTCCTAGTAATTGTAATCCCTGACCTTAAGCAGACCTACGAGTCCATGTTTTCTTCACTGAACAATACGCTAGTAGAGGAATAA
- a CDS encoding TIGR03745 family integrating conjugative element membrane protein, translating to MNPVMHESTIKQKRNIVPLSMFCLWLVSISAQAQLPTPVDPSSGAPNGNYLAFMQGWSGDAIDYIALVISGAGFLWIGWILLSKFNEARSSNDPDWGSVGLTAVIAGVLLAIVSFFLNEAVGII from the coding sequence ATGAACCCCGTAATGCATGAATCTACTATTAAACAGAAGCGCAATATTGTTCCCTTATCGATGTTTTGCCTGTGGCTGGTCTCAATATCAGCTCAGGCACAGCTGCCTACACCGGTCGATCCGTCGAGCGGTGCGCCTAATGGCAACTACTTAGCCTTTATGCAGGGATGGTCGGGAGATGCCATTGACTATATCGCCCTGGTTATCTCAGGTGCTGGCTTCCTGTGGATCGGTTGGATACTGCTCTCCAAATTCAATGAAGCGCGCAGCTCCAATGATCCTGATTGGGGCTCTGTGGGCTTGACTGCAGTTATAGCTGGTGTGCTGTTGGCCATCGTGTCTTTCTTCCTGAACGAAGCCGTTGGAATCATCTGA
- a CDS encoding TIGR03750 family conjugal transfer protein encodes MESQQQANELLPVRLNAEPSIFRGCSLSELMLLVTVGGIVLVPGSVIVCGLFGYLMMGVGIGLLLVIAWVVIGATILQKLKRGRPLGYYQLRLRLWLEDLYLLRSSFIRQSRVWDIGRRMK; translated from the coding sequence ATGGAATCGCAGCAACAAGCAAATGAACTGTTGCCGGTGCGCCTGAATGCTGAACCGTCGATCTTCAGGGGATGCTCACTCTCAGAATTGATGCTGCTGGTTACTGTGGGTGGTATTGTCCTGGTGCCCGGTAGCGTCATTGTGTGTGGCTTATTTGGCTATCTGATGATGGGGGTCGGAATCGGTTTGCTCTTGGTGATTGCCTGGGTCGTTATTGGCGCAACGATATTACAAAAGCTAAAGCGGGGCAGGCCGCTGGGCTACTACCAGTTGCGGTTACGCCTATGGCTTGAAGACCTTTACTTGCTGCGTTCCTCGTTCATACGACAAAGCCGGGTTTGGGATATTGGCCGGAGAATGAAGTGA
- a CDS encoding PFL_4703 family integrating conjugative element protein, whose translation MNKTISKPAAIKNNQARQRLLAATDHIRTLRLVLVCLLVAVIALWWRNGVLQETRRLYIPPDLTQGLVTNFDSVPAPTVYTFGYYIFQQLNRWPSDGEKDYPKQIYALQGFLTPGCRAALEADMNTKQELGELRQRVRSVQEILGQTYSRQRVQIETSSAWRIWLDVNVTESIGGHPVKDVLLRYHLRVVRFDVDKEVNPWGLALACNEAMRPVLLQEDQLGKPFRRPGDDL comes from the coding sequence ATGAATAAAACCATAAGTAAACCAGCGGCTATCAAAAACAATCAGGCCCGACAGCGACTGCTCGCCGCCACTGATCATATTCGTACATTGAGACTCGTTCTAGTGTGTTTGCTTGTTGCAGTCATCGCGCTCTGGTGGCGTAACGGCGTATTGCAGGAAACGCGGCGGCTCTATATTCCGCCCGATTTGACTCAGGGGCTGGTAACCAATTTTGATAGTGTGCCAGCGCCGACGGTATATACGTTCGGCTATTACATTTTCCAGCAATTGAACCGCTGGCCAAGCGACGGAGAGAAAGACTACCCCAAGCAGATATACGCGCTCCAGGGTTTTCTTACGCCAGGCTGTCGAGCAGCACTGGAAGCAGATATGAATACCAAACAGGAACTGGGTGAGTTGCGTCAACGGGTTCGCTCAGTACAGGAAATTCTTGGTCAAACTTATTCCCGTCAACGTGTCCAGATTGAAACCAGCAGTGCGTGGAGAATCTGGCTGGATGTCAATGTCACGGAATCGATTGGAGGCCATCCGGTTAAGGATGTGCTGTTGCGTTATCACTTACGTGTAGTTCGCTTTGATGTCGATAAAGAGGTTAATCCCTGGGGGTTGGCATTAGCCTGTAATGAAGCCATGCGCCCAGTGCTGTTACAAGAGGACCAGCTTGGCAAACCCTTCCGGCGTCCTGGAGATGATTTATGA
- a CDS encoding DEAD/DEAH box helicase, translating to MRELLQNWINDADNIRHLRLFAIPQTPINIAHVANRPQDFYISLVGELFSCLHSPDTSRSDWAQLGNAFLQFATEMSDDQLGQYGISKEDSMLFAATSFYFGNYPASAYLTMRRCSRPMDNQSLLSGCFDFLVRPPELQSTIALEARSAILSGDQGQIDTLIRALDDTARNALNEGPRTWVVATLLNRLIQNFGTSNLRAVLPDGNNGFWTPLVSSLVNRQPPTWEFFPSQIEAINGGLLLSGDTFSLQMPTGAGKTTLCEVLLYSHLKRHPNDVAVMLVPYRSLASELRGSLVPRLNALGIASRCAYGGTVPVGDELHELDNVQTIVATPEALSGLLGADPDFAGRIGLTIIDEGHLLDGAGRGISLELLLARMKGHPGRATRFVFISAIVPNVEEINTWLGGEDQTVIRSTYRPALAEFAALQTEGRGVGRVINLKMHPQESADRQFIIDGFLGRSDFLYINPESGRQKTYDFNSIKTQAIAAARKVLPMGSTAIFAANKRGSQGAIGIAQSLVVQLQIDLPMPRPNDFSRQDKLIQSIAYLQTEYGSDWIGTQSVQHGFVLHHGDIPQESREVLEGLIRDQDVKLVICTNTLAEGVNLPIRTLVLYSVQRRYGNGQVQNMLTRDIKNLVGRAGRAGANTKGLLICANPDQWELVQPVAMQSPGEPVTGSLYSLIELMTGFISRNNIALDNQFLENNTIIHPLVDGIDSTLMELLSDEVNEDEFIESAKQLAAQTFAAAQLTNIPSDNLRKIFSLRAQRIVALQSSGRAAWARETGAKIRLIDSVEQTLLPMRDNWSEDIEQIVDDIRTSVFQWAWTHRELRETVKDCFRLGENDDVENYRERFFAIAQLWMSGMRFRDIAETLTLQMDDLLGIYTTGISFSLQTLVEQGISLLAKRLEIEEIEISEGVRLFPENLRFGVPNNASRILAATGVRHRSACVALGTALENNNLAGNDNETRLAAAQSLRTYAEQWRSTLGELVYQNTLSDLA from the coding sequence ATGAGAGAGCTGTTACAAAACTGGATTAACGATGCTGACAACATTCGCCACCTCAGACTCTTTGCAATTCCTCAAACACCTATCAATATTGCGCATGTTGCAAATCGTCCTCAGGACTTTTATATCTCTCTGGTTGGCGAGCTATTCAGTTGCCTTCATTCACCCGATACATCTCGATCCGACTGGGCTCAGCTGGGCAATGCATTTCTACAATTTGCAACGGAAATGTCTGATGATCAGTTAGGTCAATATGGTATTAGCAAAGAAGACTCAATGTTATTTGCAGCAACGTCTTTCTATTTCGGCAATTATCCTGCATCAGCATATCTAACAATGCGCAGATGTTCGCGTCCAATGGACAATCAAAGCTTGCTTTCAGGCTGTTTCGATTTTCTAGTTAGACCTCCGGAACTGCAATCTACAATAGCCTTAGAAGCCCGATCTGCGATTCTCTCCGGGGATCAAGGACAAATAGACACCTTGATTCGAGCCTTAGATGACACAGCAAGAAATGCTCTAAATGAAGGCCCAAGAACCTGGGTCGTTGCAACACTACTAAACAGACTAATCCAGAATTTTGGTACTTCCAACCTTCGTGCAGTACTTCCAGATGGAAACAATGGATTTTGGACGCCACTTGTAAGCTCTTTAGTCAACAGGCAACCCCCTACATGGGAATTTTTCCCGTCACAAATCGAGGCGATCAACGGAGGGCTACTTTTATCCGGAGATACATTCTCACTACAAATGCCTACAGGTGCAGGAAAAACTACTTTATGTGAAGTTCTGTTGTACTCACATCTAAAGAGACATCCAAATGATGTCGCCGTAATGTTGGTTCCCTACCGGTCACTTGCGTCAGAACTGCGCGGAAGTCTTGTTCCTCGATTGAATGCTCTAGGTATCGCATCACGTTGCGCCTATGGAGGAACCGTTCCTGTCGGAGACGAACTTCACGAACTTGATAACGTACAAACTATCGTCGCCACTCCAGAAGCCCTATCGGGATTGCTTGGAGCAGATCCCGACTTTGCAGGACGTATTGGACTAACCATTATTGATGAAGGTCACTTGTTAGATGGAGCCGGACGTGGAATTAGTCTCGAATTGTTATTGGCCCGTATGAAGGGCCACCCTGGCCGAGCTACCCGATTTGTATTTATATCTGCAATCGTGCCAAACGTCGAGGAAATAAATACCTGGTTGGGCGGGGAAGACCAAACCGTGATCCGAAGTACCTACCGACCTGCACTAGCTGAATTCGCGGCATTACAAACGGAAGGCCGAGGGGTCGGCAGAGTTATCAACTTAAAGATGCACCCGCAAGAGTCAGCTGACAGGCAGTTCATTATTGATGGCTTTCTGGGTCGTAGCGACTTTTTGTATATAAACCCAGAATCAGGGCGGCAAAAGACTTATGACTTTAATTCGATCAAAACCCAAGCTATTGCTGCTGCCCGTAAGGTACTTCCAATGGGGTCAACGGCGATTTTCGCTGCAAATAAGCGAGGAAGCCAAGGAGCTATTGGAATCGCTCAATCCCTTGTAGTACAACTTCAAATTGATCTTCCCATGCCAAGGCCCAATGACTTCTCCAGACAGGATAAGTTAATACAGTCTATAGCATATCTTCAGACTGAGTATGGCTCGGACTGGATAGGAACTCAGAGCGTTCAGCATGGCTTTGTTCTTCATCACGGTGATATTCCTCAAGAGTCCAGAGAAGTTCTTGAAGGACTCATCCGTGATCAGGATGTGAAACTAGTTATTTGTACAAATACGCTTGCAGAGGGTGTCAATCTTCCCATTCGCACACTGGTTCTTTATTCAGTTCAGCGTAGATATGGGAATGGCCAAGTGCAAAATATGCTAACTCGCGATATTAAAAATCTTGTGGGAAGAGCTGGTAGAGCAGGAGCAAATACCAAAGGTCTTTTGATCTGCGCAAATCCAGATCAGTGGGAACTTGTTCAACCTGTTGCTATGCAAAGTCCAGGCGAGCCAGTTACAGGCTCTCTTTACAGTTTAATTGAGTTAATGACAGGTTTTATTTCTCGCAACAATATCGCTTTGGACAATCAATTTTTGGAAAATAACACCATAATCCACCCGCTAGTTGATGGCATTGATTCAACTTTAATGGAACTGTTGTCTGATGAAGTTAATGAAGACGAGTTTATTGAGTCCGCTAAACAGCTTGCGGCGCAGACATTTGCAGCTGCACAGCTTACCAATATCCCTTCCGACAACCTACGTAAAATATTCTCGCTTCGCGCACAACGTATTGTAGCGCTTCAATCATCTGGAAGGGCGGCCTGGGCACGTGAAACAGGCGCAAAGATCCGTTTGATCGACAGTGTCGAACAGACTTTACTTCCTATGCGCGACAACTGGAGCGAGGACATAGAACAGATAGTTGATGATATTCGAACCTCTGTTTTTCAATGGGCATGGACACATAGAGAACTTCGAGAAACTGTGAAAGACTGCTTTCGTTTAGGTGAAAATGACGATGTTGAGAACTATAGGGAACGTTTTTTTGCAATAGCACAACTCTGGATGTCTGGCATGAGATTTAGAGATATCGCAGAAACGCTAACGTTACAGATGGATGATCTACTCGGCATATATACCACCGGAATTTCTTTCTCACTCCAAACATTAGTCGAACAAGGAATCAGCCTATTGGCCAAGCGGCTAGAGATAGAAGAAATCGAGATTTCGGAAGGAGTCCGACTGTTTCCCGAAAACCTGAGGTTTGGCGTTCCAAATAACGCTTCAAGAATACTTGCAGCAACCGGTGTACGCCACCGCAGTGCTTGCGTTGCACTTGGAACTGCTCTGGAGAATAACAATCTTGCAGGAAACGACAATGAAACTCGACTAGCAGCTGCCCAATCACTGCGAACCTATGCAGAACAATGGCGCTCGACCTTGGGTGAGCTGGTCTACCAGAATACACTTTCAGACCTCGCATAA
- a CDS encoding abortive infection family protein: MATVYALLEAEGMTEAANFVRLYPARAEQTGYDNWNGGTEIWEIFFDVPARDYAQLGQQRGQLEEQITSHLKSVLDAETQDWYSAKIVPAREQRSDWRKNQTSVPRQVRTNILDGLKLENVVWHGCLDGVEFLSRLFDLKKLPSFDSRFDDAAGDIWQHCINNDDWELDWVFTDDRFRLIDGPSETFLRFLCEVVHPIVRPDRDEALKLASQFNDQLRQAGWEVYEEERIAGRPRFSYREISNHGSHAVSRARNVADSLDAGWMAKEIERLEHAVDRDPALAIGTAKELVETCCKTILTKRGVAINKSDDLGDLTKKLTKELQLVPDGITDAAKGAESIRLILRNLTQITSNLTRLRGLYGTGHGRDGHHRGLQPRHARLAVASAVAFIDFVTETYRYRELTKAKG; encoded by the coding sequence TTGGCTACAGTTTACGCCTTACTTGAAGCAGAGGGCATGACCGAAGCAGCAAATTTTGTCCGCCTATACCCCGCTCGCGCTGAACAGACAGGATACGATAACTGGAATGGCGGTACAGAAATCTGGGAAATATTCTTTGATGTTCCTGCACGAGATTATGCTCAGTTAGGCCAACAGAGAGGACAGCTAGAAGAGCAGATTACGTCTCACTTAAAATCGGTCCTAGATGCAGAAACCCAAGATTGGTATTCGGCAAAAATAGTACCTGCGCGAGAACAACGATCTGACTGGAGAAAAAATCAGACCAGCGTACCACGTCAAGTTCGAACCAATATACTTGATGGCCTGAAGCTAGAAAATGTAGTGTGGCACGGTTGCCTTGATGGTGTGGAGTTCCTCAGCAGGTTATTTGATCTTAAGAAACTACCTTCCTTTGATAGCCGATTCGATGATGCGGCAGGCGATATTTGGCAGCACTGTATTAACAATGATGACTGGGAACTCGATTGGGTATTCACGGATGACCGTTTCAGGCTCATCGATGGCCCTTCCGAAACATTTCTACGCTTCTTGTGCGAAGTGGTTCATCCGATAGTTCGACCTGATAGAGATGAAGCCCTTAAGCTTGCTTCACAGTTTAATGATCAATTAAGACAGGCGGGATGGGAAGTTTATGAGGAGGAGCGAATAGCTGGTCGCCCACGTTTTTCCTATCGCGAGATCTCAAACCACGGATCTCATGCAGTGTCGCGGGCCCGAAATGTGGCCGATTCGCTGGACGCAGGTTGGATGGCAAAAGAGATAGAACGGCTTGAACATGCAGTTGACCGAGATCCAGCACTTGCCATTGGAACCGCCAAAGAACTAGTAGAAACCTGCTGCAAGACGATACTTACTAAACGCGGAGTAGCCATAAACAAGTCTGACGATTTGGGTGATTTAACCAAAAAGTTAACAAAAGAACTTCAACTCGTGCCTGATGGAATTACTGACGCAGCTAAGGGAGCCGAGAGTATCCGTCTTATTCTGCGAAATCTTACCCAGATAACTAGCAATCTAACTCGTCTAAGGGGGCTATATGGTACAGGTCATGGACGAGACGGGCATCACCGTGGATTACAACCTCGTCACGCCAGGCTAGCCGTAGCATCAGCAGTGGCATTCATAGACTTTGTGACCGAGACCTATCGCTATAGGGAATTGACAAAGGCGAAAGGCTAA